The genomic DNA GTTATCCCAGCAATTTCCTTTGCGGCTCATAGTGTTTGCATCGAAACATTTTGAGAGCCTTACGGAACTCTTTCGAAGCAGACCCGCCATGTCTCTGTTGGTGGCTGTAAATTTAAACCTACCATAGTGTAATGTCTTTCGGCGGCGGTCTTCTTTCTTTTTTCTTTGCCTTCCAGCCCCCATTTCTTTTTTTCGCGGCGGGGTTTTGAAGATTCATGGAGATTTGCCCTATTCTGTAATGTATTAAACTTGCCCCCCAACACCTTTGAACTTATCCACCAGTGCGGATATTTTTTGAAAAACGGTTTGTTTTTTGGTGCGGTACTGTGGATTGAGGGGGCTCATTTTGGGGAGGAGTTGGTTTAGTTCGGTGCCGTTTTCACTGGCGTATTCCCGTTTGAGGGAGGCGGTGATGTAGCGTTTTGCTGGTTCCTCGTTGAGTTTTTCTTCTGCGATAAGCTCTGTCACTTCACGAAGCTGTTCCGCTTGTGCGAAAGCAAAGAAGGCATCTATGATGCTCGCTTTGTCTTCGATTGTGTCGAGGTCGGTTTGATTGATGAAGTCAATCACCAGCCCCTCTTTTGCTCTTTCGCCGATACTTGAGCGGATGAGACGGCGCACGTCTTCGATAAGGTCGGCTTTTGTCTTTTTGTCTTTGTTGTTTTTGAAGATCAGTTCAAGGATGTAGTCAAGGTTGATTTCCTGCGATTTGAGAAGATCCACTTCAAAGACCACATCATTCCAGTCGATACCAGACTCTTCCTGTTCTGTGCCCTGTTTTTCACGGCGTAGCCAGTCGCGGATATCGTTGTAGGTTGAACGGTAGTCTTGCACGGTGCGCACATCGGGAACGGGGATTGTTTTCAGCTCTTCAATCTTTTCATCATCGAGATAGTGTTTTACTTTGAACTGTTCTAGTGCTTCGGTGTCGGTGGTGTCGATTGATTGCAGTTCCTGGAGGGCTGCGAATTCATCGTAGTTCTGGAGGATGTTTTCCACGCGGAGGTATTCACCGAAGAGTTTGGCGAACTCTTTTTTGTCGCTTTCACGGACGATTTCATCGGGGTTGGGAAACTTTTCGTTTAGTTCGTTTACCACTTCGAGGTAGCCACGGCGGGCTTTCCCGTTTTCGATGTCCGTGAATCCTTCCATATATTCGGTGTAACTCTTTTCGAGAATCACCTGTTTTGTACTGCTGTTTCCAAAGAGGGTGATGGCATCCACGGTGGCCTTTTCGAGGTTGCGGAAGGTGACGATATTCCCGAAGCTCTTACCGGCGCCGTAGATTCGGTTGGTGCGGGAGTAGGCTTGAATGAGTCCGTGGTAGCGGAGGTTTTTATCTACAAAGAGCGTATTGAGACAGGGGGCATCGAAACCGGTGAGGAACATACCCACCACAATGAGAAGGTCAATCTCCTGTTTTTTGACACGGTTTGATAGGTCGCGATAGTAGTTCTGAAAGGCGTTGCTTTCGGTGCTGTAGTTGGTTTTGAACAGTTCGTTGTAGTCGCCGATTGCTTTGTTGAGAAACTCCTTTGCGCTTTGATCCATCGCGGAGGGTTCAAAGGTTTCATCGAGAATATCACCGATAGCATCCTGGTCTTCATTGGCGGCGAAAGAGAAGATTGTGGCTATCTTGAGCTTCTTTTCGTCCTCTTTTTGCAGTTCCTTGAGCGTTTCGTAGTAGCACTTGGCCGCATCGACACTACTCACGGCAAACATTGCATTAAACCCCACTGCACCGGGGTTGTTCCGTCGTGTTTTAAGGCGGTAGTTGTTGAGGAGGTAGCGGGATATTTCTTTGATACGTTCCGGGTGAAGGAAGGCTTGTTTGTTTTCCGCTGCGGTGAGTTTCTTTTCGTCCTGTTCGTTTTCGAGCTGTTTGAACTGTGGGCGTACATCGTTGTAGTCCACCTTGAATTTGAGTACCTTCTCATCACGGATTGCATCGGTGATGACATAGGAATGGAGTTCACGTCCAAAGACGGAGGCGGTGGTTTCGGCGGAGAGGGCGTTTTGCGGAAATATGGGGGTGCCCGTAAAGCCGAACTGACAATACTTCTTAAATTTCTTTTTGAGGTTCTTCTGTGCTTCGCCAAATTGTGAACGGTGACATTCATCGAAGATAAAAACAACCTTTTGGCTGTATACGGAGAGATTCTTTTCCGATTTCATCAGGTTATTGAGTTTCTGGATGGTGGTGACGATAATCTTATTGTCGTCTTTGCCGATATTGCGTTTAAGTCCGGCGGTACTTTCTGAACCGTTGACGCTGTCGGGTGAAAACTTCTGATACTCTTTCATCGTTTGAAAGTCAAGATCCTTACGATCGACCACAAAGAACACTTTATCGATAAAATCCAGGTCTGTAGCGAGGCGTGCTGCTTTGAAGCTGGTGAGGGTTTTACCGGTGCCCGTGGTGTGCCAGACATACCCGCCGCTTTCGAGGGTTCCCCAGTTATTTGCTTCGCGTGTGCATTGTATTTTCCAGAGTATGCGCTCTGTGGCTGCGATCTGATAGGGACGCATAATGAGGAGGGTGTCACTGGTGTCAAAAACGGAGTAGTGCAGGAGGATTTCGAGGAGTGTTTTTTTCTGGAAGAAGGTGACGGTGAAATCTTTGATATCCTGTATACGGCTGTTGTCTGAACGAGCCCATTCCATTGTAAAATCGAAGCTGTTTTTCTCGCGTTTCACCGTGTTGGCAAAGTAGCGGGTGTAAGTGCCGTTGGAGATGACGAACATCTGAATGTATTTGTAGAGGGAGTTTTCGGAGTTAAAGCTCTCTTTGCTGTAGCGATGCACCTGATTGAAGGCTTCGCGGATGGCAACGCCCCGTTTTTTAAGTTCAATCTGCACCAGGGGGAGCCCGTTGACGAGAATGGTGACGTCGTAGCGGTTGGCGTGGGAGCCGGTCTGTTCAAACTGCTGTATCACCTGCAGTTTGTTACGGGTGATGCTCTTTTTATCGACGAGGTAGATGTTTTGGAGATGGCCGTCATCGAATGTAAAATCGTAGATGTAGTGGTCGTGGATTTTGCGTGTTTTGTCCACGATGGTGTCGCTTGGGTTGTCGAGGAACTCTTCTACAAAGCGGGTCCACTCTGATTCGGAAAAGGTGACGCTGTTGAGGGTTTGGAGCTGAACGCGCACATTGGCGAGCATTGTCTCCGGTGATTTGATTGAACGGTCAAATTCGTAGCCCTGATTTTGGAGATCTTCGATGAGTTCACGTTCGAGATTTGCTTCGGTTTGGTAGCCCGGTCTGATCTCGTGAAGCTCTGAATACTTGGTGTATTTGTCGAGAACGATGAAGTTGTTTGATTCGGCGATTGGTTTGTATTCGGTCATTTAATTATCTCCTTTGATTTGGTTACGTGTGGCTTCGGCTTCGCTCAGCCAC from Chitinivibrio alkaliphilus ACht1 includes the following:
- a CDS encoding type I restriction endonuclease subunit R, which gives rise to MTEYKPIAESNNFIVLDKYTKYSELHEIRPGYQTEANLERELIEDLQNQGYEFDRSIKSPETMLANVRVQLQTLNSVTFSESEWTRFVEEFLDNPSDTIVDKTRKIHDHYIYDFTFDDGHLQNIYLVDKKSITRNKLQVIQQFEQTGSHANRYDVTILVNGLPLVQIELKKRGVAIREAFNQVHRYSKESFNSENSLYKYIQMFVISNGTYTRYFANTVKREKNSFDFTMEWARSDNSRIQDIKDFTVTFFQKKTLLEILLHYSVFDTSDTLLIMRPYQIAATERILWKIQCTREANNWGTLESGGYVWHTTGTGKTLTSFKAARLATDLDFIDKVFFVVDRKDLDFQTMKEYQKFSPDSVNGSESTAGLKRNIGKDDNKIIVTTIQKLNNLMKSEKNLSVYSQKVVFIFDECHRSQFGEAQKNLKKKFKKYCQFGFTGTPIFPQNALSAETTASVFGRELHSYVITDAIRDEKVLKFKVDYNDVRPQFKQLENEQDEKKLTAAENKQAFLHPERIKEISRYLLNNYRLKTRRNNPGAVGFNAMFAVSSVDAAKCYYETLKELQKEDEKKLKIATIFSFAANEDQDAIGDILDETFEPSAMDQSAKEFLNKAIGDYNELFKTNYSTESNAFQNYYRDLSNRVKKQEIDLLIVVGMFLTGFDAPCLNTLFVDKNLRYHGLIQAYSRTNRIYGAGKSFGNIVTFRNLEKATVDAITLFGNSSTKQVILEKSYTEYMEGFTDIENGKARRGYLEVVNELNEKFPNPDEIVRESDKKEFAKLFGEYLRVENILQNYDEFAALQELQSIDTTDTEALEQFKVKHYLDDEKIEELKTIPVPDVRTVQDYRSTYNDIRDWLRREKQGTEQEESGIDWNDVVFEVDLLKSQEINLDYILELIFKNNKDKKTKADLIEDVRRLIRSSIGERAKEGLVIDFINQTDLDTIEDKASIIDAFFAFAQAEQLREVTELIAEEKLNEEPAKRYITASLKREYASENGTELNQLLPKMSPLNPQYRTKKQTVFQKISALVDKFKGVGGQV